A genomic window from Acidobacteriota bacterium includes:
- a CDS encoding porin family protein, protein MYRVILFFIFLTFSSTVLAQDYTPKGEVFGSIGGGKAYDDEGGIGSGLDFGGGVGYRITPKLQIEGAINTIRHERNFGSGVVFKGTGTFVSANLLYHFSTKQVQPYVIGGAGFVNHQNRSRFPEDPFTPEVSSSGGAFNFGAGLRVFLNKHISIRPEFRVFVGYPDSSRLRSVEAPFSVLRGSVSVSYHW, encoded by the coding sequence CATTTTATTTTTCATTTTCCTCACTTTTTCATCTACGGTTTTGGCGCAGGATTACACGCCAAAAGGCGAAGTATTCGGCAGCATCGGCGGCGGCAAAGCTTATGATGATGAAGGCGGCATTGGCAGCGGGCTTGATTTCGGCGGCGGCGTTGGCTACCGCATCACACCCAAACTACAAATCGAAGGCGCAATCAATACCATCAGACATGAACGCAATTTCGGAAGCGGCGTGGTCTTTAAAGGAACCGGCACCTTTGTTTCGGCAAATCTGCTTTATCACTTTTCCACCAAACAGGTTCAGCCTTATGTGATTGGCGGCGCAGGGTTCGTCAATCATCAAAATCGGTCGCGGTTCCCCGAAGACCCGTTTACACCCGAAGTCAGTTCAAGCGGCGGAGCATTCAATTTCGGCGCGGGACTGAGAGTTTTTCTGAACAAACATATCTCCATTCGCCCGGAATTCAGAGTCTTCGTCGGCTACCCTGACAGCAGCCGCTTGCGCTCAGTCGAAGCGCCTTTC